Proteins from one Gimesia maris genomic window:
- a CDS encoding circularly permuted type 2 ATP-grasp protein, which translates to MSTPPLSVNNIFEGYTPPGGAYDEFLLDTGQPRQHAKNFLDTVVKIGREEFEHRWQQAQRTVQANDFAYSGVVTPKDQPRPWELDAIPFLISSAEWKTISTALRQRAQLLNLVLKDLYGKQTLLKNGVLPAELVYSHPGFLRSYHREQLRNDCFLHFYAADLARSPNGEWWVLADRTEAASGIGFALENRILTSRMFPELFHQCNVERLAPFFIAAQETLRKLAPQSLENPRVVLLSHGPTSPNYFEDAYLARYLGYTLVEGGDLAVRKNQVMLKTLGGLIPVDVIFRRQNSRDCDPLEMKSSNSRLGISGLTQSARSGQVGIANALGSGLIESVAFMAFMPRLSKALLGSELLMPGVASWWCGDQEQLGYVLKNLEKLTIYPAFRIRGKDNPSVESLNQMSPKKLTELIKSNPSGFAAQEKVIRSSVPVWRGQIQPAHLSLRAYAVSSGESYMVMQGALARTSPNLDPLEVSIRKGEGSKDAWILSDQPVEHITLLNEQGRTISLKRSGSELPSRAADNIFWLGRQLERAEALARLLRSAVNRLSGETRSTSDLEVPVLLRCLADQGQIEPGYAIDKMRNQLPPIEHVLPTAVFDKTQSSSLRAIVDELFRLGSIVRDRISLDTWRIIRRIDKGFQPPRYGTTNLSDVLTITDDLITELAAFSGIVMESMTRTQAFRFLELGRRVERSLQIISLVKNSFVPMPEVPSPIFETVLEVADSLMTYRSRYLSNLQLGAVLDLVLTDETNPRSLVFQFMQLAKHVERLPRNRELPGYTSEQRLVMTLLHSVRMLDIQETADTHCLGDYEPLEKLIETWDYQLPKLSEAISHRYLVHAVPSHQLSDIIPQ; encoded by the coding sequence GTGTCCACACCGCCGCTCTCTGTCAACAACATTTTTGAGGGTTACACGCCTCCCGGGGGAGCGTACGATGAGTTCCTGCTGGACACAGGACAACCTCGTCAGCATGCGAAAAATTTTCTCGATACCGTTGTGAAAATCGGTCGGGAAGAATTTGAACATCGCTGGCAACAGGCACAACGCACAGTACAGGCCAATGATTTCGCCTATAGCGGTGTTGTGACCCCCAAAGATCAGCCACGCCCGTGGGAACTGGATGCGATCCCGTTTCTGATTTCCTCTGCCGAATGGAAAACAATCTCGACGGCACTGCGTCAACGGGCGCAACTGTTAAATCTGGTTCTGAAAGACCTGTATGGAAAACAGACGCTGTTAAAAAATGGAGTACTGCCTGCGGAACTCGTATATTCTCACCCCGGATTTCTGCGTTCTTATCATCGGGAACAGCTGCGCAACGACTGTTTTCTGCACTTTTACGCCGCTGATCTGGCCCGCTCTCCCAACGGAGAATGGTGGGTGTTAGCAGACCGGACGGAAGCTGCTTCCGGGATTGGCTTCGCACTGGAAAACCGCATTCTGACTTCGCGTATGTTTCCTGAACTCTTTCATCAATGTAATGTCGAGCGGCTGGCACCGTTTTTTATCGCAGCCCAGGAAACACTCCGTAAATTGGCACCACAGAGTCTGGAAAACCCGCGAGTCGTCCTGCTCAGTCACGGCCCGACCAGCCCCAATTACTTTGAAGACGCCTACCTGGCGCGTTATCTGGGTTATACACTTGTAGAAGGGGGAGACCTTGCCGTCCGCAAAAACCAGGTAATGCTGAAGACGCTCGGCGGCCTGATTCCCGTGGATGTTATCTTTCGCCGTCAGAACAGCCGGGATTGCGACCCGCTGGAAATGAAATCTTCGAACTCCCGACTCGGCATCTCCGGACTCACGCAGTCTGCCCGCTCCGGCCAGGTAGGCATCGCCAATGCACTGGGCAGTGGACTGATTGAATCCGTCGCCTTCATGGCTTTTATGCCTCGCCTGAGTAAAGCGTTATTGGGTTCAGAACTGCTGATGCCCGGCGTCGCTTCCTGGTGGTGCGGTGACCAGGAACAGTTGGGCTATGTCCTGAAAAACCTGGAGAAACTTACCATTTATCCTGCGTTTCGAATCCGCGGTAAAGACAATCCTTCGGTTGAGTCACTCAATCAGATGTCACCGAAGAAACTGACAGAACTGATCAAATCTAATCCCTCCGGCTTTGCTGCCCAGGAGAAAGTCATCCGCTCCAGTGTTCCCGTCTGGCGGGGTCAAATCCAGCCCGCGCATCTCTCATTGCGTGCCTATGCGGTTTCCAGCGGTGAATCTTACATGGTGATGCAGGGTGCCCTCGCTCGCACGTCGCCCAACCTGGATCCGCTCGAAGTCTCGATTCGTAAAGGGGAAGGCAGTAAAGATGCCTGGATTCTTTCAGATCAGCCGGTCGAACATATCACACTGCTGAATGAACAGGGAAGAACCATCTCACTCAAACGGAGTGGTTCAGAATTACCGAGTCGCGCTGCAGATAATATTTTCTGGCTGGGACGACAGCTGGAACGGGCCGAAGCACTGGCACGATTATTACGCAGTGCCGTCAATCGACTCAGTGGGGAAACGCGTTCAACCAGTGATCTGGAAGTTCCCGTGCTCCTGCGTTGCCTTGCGGATCAGGGACAGATTGAACCGGGTTACGCCATCGATAAAATGCGGAACCAACTGCCCCCCATCGAACATGTCCTGCCAACGGCAGTCTTCGATAAAACACAATCGTCCTCCCTTCGTGCAATCGTGGATGAACTGTTTCGTCTGGGTTCCATTGTACGCGACCGGATTTCACTTGATACCTGGCGCATCATCCGCCGTATCGATAAAGGTTTCCAGCCACCCCGCTATGGAACAACCAACCTGTCTGATGTGCTGACCATCACCGACGACCTGATTACCGAACTCGCCGCTTTCAGCGGAATTGTGATGGAAAGCATGACGCGTACCCAGGCGTTTCGATTCCTCGAACTGGGACGGCGCGTGGAGCGTTCACTGCAGATCATCAGCCTGGTGAAAAATTCATTTGTGCCGATGCCCGAAGTTCCCAGCCCGATTTTTGAAACCGTGCTCGAAGTTGCCGACAGCCTGATGACTTACCGTTCCCGTTACCTGTCAAACCTGCAACTCGGGGCGGTGCTCGACCTGGTACTGACAGACGAAACCAATCCACGATCCCTGGTATTCCAGTTCATGCAACTGGCCAAACATGTGGAACGACTGCCCCGCAATCGCGAGTTACCCGGATACACTTCCGAGCAGCGACTCGTGATGACCCTGCTGCATTCCGTTCGCATGCTGGACATTCAGGAAACAGCAGATACACACTGCCTGGGAGACTACGAACCACTGGAAAAACTGATTGAAACCTGGGATTATCAGCTGCCGAAACTGTCTGAAGCAATTTCACACCGGTACCTGGTACACGCTGTTCCCTCTCACCAACTCTCAGACATCATTCCACAATGA
- a CDS encoding transglutaminase family protein has product MKYKITHTTKYAYSQAVPVCHNLVHLAPRALPVQMCKEFQLLIHPEPFSITHRKDYFGNDVSYFSIDQAHMGLSVTATSQVSVMEPPPVAAAETPAWENVVRQLKEEHTAGVLDAYQYTFESPGVKLFPELADYAKVSFTENRPILEAVLDLTARINKEFKYDPRATNVNTEISEVFEQRHGVCQDFAHFQIGCLRALNLAARYVSGYLRTNPPPGKPRLVGADASHAWLSVYCGDKAGWIDVDPTNNVQTSADHITVAWGRDYYDVCPIQGTIVGGGEHRMTVSVDVAPEEPQPAPPAANGA; this is encoded by the coding sequence ATGAAATACAAAATCACTCACACTACGAAGTACGCATATTCCCAGGCGGTTCCCGTCTGCCACAACCTGGTGCACCTCGCACCGCGCGCGTTACCCGTTCAGATGTGCAAAGAATTTCAATTGTTGATCCACCCGGAGCCTTTCAGTATCACACATCGTAAAGACTACTTTGGAAACGATGTCTCTTATTTCTCGATCGATCAGGCTCACATGGGGCTGAGTGTCACCGCGACCAGCCAGGTATCTGTAATGGAGCCCCCGCCCGTCGCAGCCGCAGAAACTCCTGCCTGGGAAAACGTAGTCCGGCAACTGAAGGAGGAACACACCGCAGGGGTACTCGACGCTTATCAGTACACCTTCGAATCGCCGGGAGTAAAACTGTTTCCCGAATTAGCAGATTACGCGAAAGTCTCTTTTACGGAAAATCGTCCGATCCTGGAAGCAGTTCTGGATTTGACGGCCCGCATCAATAAAGAATTCAAATACGATCCACGTGCTACCAATGTGAATACGGAAATCAGTGAAGTGTTTGAGCAACGGCATGGGGTCTGCCAGGACTTTGCTCATTTTCAAATCGGCTGCCTGCGTGCCTTGAACCTGGCAGCCCGCTATGTCAGCGGCTATCTGAGAACCAACCCACCCCCGGGCAAACCGCGGCTGGTCGGCGCAGATGCCTCCCATGCCTGGCTGTCTGTGTATTGTGGAGATAAAGCAGGCTGGATTGACGTCGATCCCACGAACAACGTCCAGACATCCGCCGACCATATTACAGTTGCCTGGGGCAGAGACTATTACGATGTCTGCCCCATCCAGGGAACAATTGTCGGAGGAGGCGAGCATCGTATGACGGTCTCTGTTGATGTCGCACCGGAAGAACCCCAACCAGCGCCGCCGGCAGCCAATGGTGCCTGA
- a CDS encoding DUF1552 domain-containing protein has protein sequence MTKNQQFKTSTSVLTRRHFLRGAGVTLALPVLECRAQIKPISAGKDSAPQRMLLISNNLGVLPGPFFPKTSGADYQLSPYLKELKTYANDFTVFSGLSHPACEGGHSTENCFLTGARHPTSSGFRNTISLDQYAAEHLGRQTRFATLNLGVNIDKANRSLSWTRDGVLLPAEDSPAHLFRKMFIQGSDAKVKQRLQALKRRESILDAVSDSTQQYSRALGQNDRRRLDQYFTSIRELEQRLVTSGEWEQNPKPKVDQQLPQDIVDRGLLFDKFEQMLMMAALALQSDSTRIVTLMVDAFATPVFQLQEDEKSSTGYHPLSHHGMRPDHLAQLEKADRRQMSLLLQLFERLTEVQAESGRLLDSTMVLYGSNMGDANTHDNTNLPVLLAGGGFRHGQHLAFNREQNSPLCNLYVSMLQQLGVESDQFGSSSGTLTGLKS, from the coding sequence ATGACTAAAAATCAACAATTCAAAACTTCAACATCCGTGTTAACCCGTCGGCACTTTCTGCGCGGCGCGGGAGTCACGCTGGCGTTGCCTGTGCTGGAGTGCAGGGCTCAAATAAAGCCCATTTCTGCTGGCAAAGACAGTGCGCCGCAGCGGATGCTGTTGATCTCCAATAATCTGGGTGTACTTCCTGGACCGTTCTTTCCGAAGACGTCGGGCGCGGATTATCAGCTCTCGCCTTATCTGAAAGAATTGAAAACGTATGCAAACGATTTCACCGTTTTCAGTGGTCTTTCCCATCCAGCGTGTGAAGGCGGCCATTCGACCGAAAACTGTTTTCTGACCGGAGCCCGGCATCCCACGAGCAGCGGGTTTCGCAATACGATTTCACTTGATCAATACGCGGCTGAACACCTGGGACGTCAGACACGGTTTGCTACGTTGAATCTGGGGGTTAATATCGATAAAGCGAACCGGAGTCTGTCGTGGACCCGGGATGGCGTGCTGTTGCCGGCAGAAGACAGTCCCGCGCACCTGTTTCGCAAGATGTTTATTCAGGGCAGCGATGCGAAGGTGAAACAGAGGCTGCAGGCACTGAAACGACGGGAGAGCATCCTCGATGCTGTCAGTGATTCCACGCAGCAGTACAGCAGGGCCCTGGGGCAGAATGATCGCAGGCGACTCGATCAATACTTTACTTCGATCCGGGAACTGGAACAGAGACTGGTGACCTCCGGGGAGTGGGAACAGAATCCGAAGCCGAAGGTAGACCAGCAACTCCCACAGGATATTGTGGATCGGGGTCTGCTGTTTGATAAATTCGAACAGATGCTGATGATGGCGGCGCTCGCGCTGCAGTCGGATTCGACACGGATTGTCACATTAATGGTGGATGCCTTCGCGACCCCTGTCTTTCAACTGCAGGAGGATGAAAAAAGCAGTACGGGTTATCATCCCCTCAGCCATCATGGCATGCGTCCGGATCATCTGGCCCAACTGGAAAAAGCAGATCGGCGGCAGATGAGTCTTCTGCTTCAGTTATTTGAGAGACTGACTGAAGTGCAAGCCGAATCAGGGCGTCTGCTGGACAGTACCATGGTTCTGTATGGCAGCAATATGGGGGATGCCAATACTCATGATAATACCAATCTGCCTGTTCTGCTGGCGGGAGGCGGTTTTCGGCATGGCCAGCATCTGGCGTTCAACCGAGAGCAGAATTCGCCTTTGTGCAATCTGTATGTCAGTATGTTACAGCAACTGGGGGTCGAGTCAGACCAGTTTGGTTCCAGTAGCGGGACATTGACTGGTTTGAAATCCTGA
- a CDS encoding DUF1592 domain-containing protein, with protein sequence MGSRVILNRSRSEGISILHPFHKHPANDCPAGRHGQFVVCLSLLCLLFIYSSKALAQGVESSASNPEHTIRQLLQKTCFDCHNDDLAEGRLNLEQLSWKLDNQRLRQRWIQAYDRIAAGEMPPDQSDLTQADREILLKALSQSLQTADAAEIALQGRGPLRRLTRDEYEQNLRDVLLLPHLDIRDLLPQDREQHHCNKVSEVLDMSRIQLDAYLDAADQALRQAVASGIQPRKQEHQRLPATRMFLTAGTFGGREAMFYAKDSQMVPLSGGDLARMRKENKHDPEMELAIFRSASWPYYGYPDVFTAREPGAYHVRFSARAVRQLRDFSLRPAWNSIAMNFRARKRSGADVSGDVRATGETFDIQPQGGIYETTIHLKQNETFEYSLLGLPVPRAINPPNAPLYYDFPPMPDGGHPGVAFQWLEITGPLDSASWPPASHQRLFGTLPIRVAEKGTLLVEVISTQPEQDAKQLLRRFIRLVEREPTSDAVIKIYDQLVTDELQAGTPLAEALLTSYTAFLCSGQFLYLPEPRADSPRRQYAVASRLSHFLGNTRPDAELNQLAEQGRLLDGQVLDQQTRRLLSADSAENFVVNLTDHWLSLKDIRRDEPDSRLYPEYRFDDYLIESMAAETRAFVKAMFEDNLPVTVLVDADFVFVNDRLARHYGLEPVSGSRVRKVALPENSLYGGLLTQAAILKVTANGTTTSPVIRGAWIMERIMGDPPPPPPPTVPAVEPDIRGATTIREQLARHTKDPACAACHARFDPVGFALEDFDIMGAFRTRYRSLAKGEKVTGIDRAGHDFTYYVAGPTDSEGRLQDGRTFKNIRELKQLLVSEPRQLARNLVEQLIVYATGTPVRFSDRPVVEAILNECRSNGYRARDLLEAVVRSPIFLGRDQPQNTLTTRGKKLP encoded by the coding sequence ATGGGTTCACGAGTCATTCTGAATAGAAGCCGGAGCGAGGGAATATCGATTTTACATCCATTCCACAAACATCCAGCAAACGATTGTCCTGCCGGAAGGCATGGTCAATTCGTTGTCTGTTTATCGCTACTGTGCCTGTTATTTATCTATTCATCCAAAGCTCTTGCGCAGGGTGTAGAAAGTTCCGCGTCAAACCCGGAACACACGATTCGACAATTACTGCAGAAAACCTGCTTCGACTGTCATAATGATGACCTGGCTGAAGGGCGGCTGAATCTAGAGCAGCTCAGCTGGAAACTGGATAATCAGCGGCTACGCCAGCGCTGGATTCAGGCATACGACCGGATCGCCGCGGGGGAAATGCCGCCCGATCAAAGCGATCTGACTCAGGCGGATCGTGAGATTCTTCTGAAAGCATTGTCTCAGTCACTGCAGACTGCCGATGCCGCTGAGATCGCGCTGCAGGGACGGGGCCCATTGCGTCGGCTGACGCGAGACGAATATGAGCAGAATCTGCGCGATGTGCTGTTGCTGCCGCATCTGGATATTCGCGATTTGTTACCTCAGGATCGTGAGCAGCACCATTGCAATAAAGTCTCCGAAGTGCTGGACATGTCCCGGATTCAGTTGGACGCGTATCTCGATGCGGCAGATCAGGCATTGCGTCAGGCAGTCGCTTCAGGAATACAGCCGCGGAAACAGGAACATCAACGTCTGCCTGCGACGCGGATGTTTCTGACCGCGGGAACCTTTGGTGGTCGTGAGGCGATGTTCTATGCGAAGGATTCCCAGATGGTGCCTTTGTCCGGCGGAGATCTGGCCCGGATGCGGAAAGAGAACAAACACGACCCCGAGATGGAGCTGGCAATATTCCGTTCTGCTTCGTGGCCGTATTACGGTTATCCGGATGTCTTCACAGCCAGGGAACCGGGAGCCTACCACGTTCGTTTTTCAGCACGCGCAGTCAGGCAGTTACGGGACTTCAGCCTTCGACCCGCCTGGAATTCGATTGCGATGAATTTTCGTGCGCGGAAACGTTCCGGTGCAGATGTCTCGGGGGACGTGCGCGCGACGGGCGAGACCTTCGATATCCAGCCACAAGGTGGAATCTATGAAACGACGATCCATCTCAAGCAGAATGAAACGTTCGAATACAGTCTGCTGGGACTGCCGGTTCCGCGGGCCATCAATCCTCCGAATGCGCCTTTATATTATGATTTTCCTCCGATGCCGGATGGCGGGCATCCCGGTGTTGCTTTTCAATGGCTGGAAATTACAGGTCCTCTGGACTCGGCAAGCTGGCCACCTGCTTCGCATCAGCGGTTGTTCGGAACCTTGCCGATTCGGGTTGCCGAAAAAGGGACGCTACTCGTTGAGGTGATATCGACTCAGCCGGAACAGGATGCCAAACAACTGCTGCGACGTTTCATTCGGCTGGTTGAGCGTGAGCCGACGTCTGACGCTGTAATTAAAATCTACGATCAATTAGTCACAGATGAACTTCAGGCAGGTACGCCGCTGGCAGAAGCATTGCTCACCAGTTATACCGCATTTCTGTGTTCGGGGCAGTTTCTGTATCTGCCGGAGCCGCGGGCTGACTCTCCCCGAAGGCAGTATGCGGTCGCTTCACGATTGTCGCATTTTCTGGGGAATACGCGACCCGATGCCGAGTTGAATCAGCTCGCTGAACAGGGACGTCTGCTGGATGGGCAGGTCCTGGATCAACAGACGCGTCGTTTACTGTCGGCTGATTCCGCGGAGAACTTCGTGGTCAATCTGACGGATCACTGGCTTTCACTGAAAGACATTCGCCGTGATGAACCGGACAGTCGCCTGTATCCGGAATATCGGTTTGACGATTATCTGATTGAATCCATGGCGGCTGAAACCCGAGCATTTGTCAAAGCGATGTTTGAGGATAATTTACCTGTCACAGTTCTGGTGGACGCCGACTTTGTCTTTGTGAATGATCGACTGGCCCGTCATTATGGGCTAGAGCCTGTGAGTGGTTCACGAGTGCGGAAAGTTGCTCTACCTGAGAACAGTTTATACGGTGGATTACTGACTCAGGCTGCGATTTTGAAAGTGACCGCCAACGGGACGACGACTTCTCCTGTGATTCGCGGTGCCTGGATCATGGAACGTATTATGGGTGATCCTCCGCCTCCCCCGCCGCCGACTGTTCCCGCTGTCGAACCGGACATCCGTGGCGCCACAACGATCCGCGAGCAACTGGCGCGGCATACAAAGGATCCGGCGTGTGCCGCCTGTCATGCCCGTTTTGACCCGGTGGGTTTTGCGTTGGAAGACTTTGATATCATGGGAGCATTTCGAACCCGCTATCGCAGTCTGGCCAAGGGGGAAAAAGTGACGGGCATTGATCGCGCCGGCCATGATTTTACTTATTATGTCGCCGGACCCACCGATTCTGAAGGTCGATTGCAAGACGGGCGCACGTTTAAAAATATTCGTGAGCTCAAACAACTGCTCGTCTCAGAACCGCGTCAACTGGCACGCAACCTGGTAGAGCAACTGATTGTGTATGCGACGGGGACGCCGGTCCGGTTTTCTGATCGACCTGTAGTGGAAGCGATTTTGAATGAATGCCGGTCCAACGGTTATCGAGCACGAGACCTGCTGGAAGCGGTGGTGCGCAGCCCGATATTTCTGGGAAGAGATCAACCTCAGAACACTTTGACAACCAGAGGTAAAAAACTTCCATGA
- a CDS encoding DUF1559 domain-containing protein encodes MFRRTRGFTLIELLVVIAIIAILIALLLPAVQQAREAARRSQCKNNLKQLGLAMHNYHETFQVFPFGMINPTNGDLPGSPRPATDNTGWYPMILPYIEQGSLYNVFMEEQKNPARTGAIYWSKKDAVVPMMMCPSDPAGPKNITYGQTDPSSNGSQGFHGNYAVCSGSTHFGAAGSYTQLNGLFYSRSRTRLRDITDGASMTLMASELILSADQSKHDVRGRLMNPRCMGTFFTTLETPNPNVGDVLIACSDIAHAPCGADSTANSRTFARSYHVGGVHGLLADGAVRFISENIDRATFQSLGTRAGGEVIGEF; translated from the coding sequence ATGTTTCGTCGCACGCGAGGGTTTACATTAATTGAACTGCTGGTAGTGATCGCGATTATTGCCATTTTGATTGCCCTGTTACTCCCTGCGGTGCAGCAGGCACGAGAAGCAGCCCGGCGCAGCCAGTGCAAAAACAATCTCAAGCAACTGGGACTGGCGATGCATAATTATCATGAAACATTTCAAGTGTTTCCTTTCGGGATGATAAATCCCACCAATGGTGACTTGCCAGGATCCCCACGGCCGGCGACCGATAATACAGGCTGGTATCCCATGATTCTGCCGTATATCGAACAGGGGTCCCTGTACAACGTTTTTATGGAGGAGCAGAAGAATCCGGCACGAACAGGCGCCATTTACTGGAGCAAAAAAGATGCGGTGGTTCCCATGATGATGTGTCCCAGCGATCCTGCCGGTCCAAAGAATATCACTTATGGACAGACTGATCCTTCCAGTAATGGATCACAGGGGTTTCATGGAAATTATGCGGTCTGTTCGGGATCAACTCATTTCGGGGCTGCAGGAAGTTATACCCAGTTGAATGGTCTGTTTTATTCACGCTCACGAACCAGACTCCGCGACATCACAGATGGTGCGTCGATGACGTTAATGGCCAGTGAGTTGATTTTATCTGCTGATCAATCCAAACATGATGTACGTGGTCGACTGATGAACCCGCGGTGTATGGGAACTTTTTTCACAACATTGGAAACACCGAATCCGAATGTCGGTGATGTATTGATCGCCTGCTCTGATATCGCCCATGCGCCGTGTGGAGCGGACAGTACTGCGAACAGTCGTACTTTTGCGCGGAGCTATCATGTGGGTGGTGTGCACGGTTTACTGGCGGATGGAGCCGTCCGTTTTATCTCAGAAAATATCGATCGTGCTACTTTTCAGTCTTTAGGGACCCGCGCTGGTGGGGAAGTGATCGGAGAATTTTAA